A portion of the Cololabis saira isolate AMF1-May2022 chromosome 17, fColSai1.1, whole genome shotgun sequence genome contains these proteins:
- the si:dkey-103j14.5 gene encoding isoaspartyl peptidase/L-asparaginase, whose amino-acid sequence MSSVLVVHGGAWAIPEELARPSVEGVKAAARAGSSVLRSGGSALDAAEAAVRSMEDNTVFNAGHGATLNAEGKVELDAIIMDGKTLAAGAVSAVKNIANPVSLARAVMEKTSHVMLTDTGANLFAESIGIRTVPADKLVSKFEKKEWEMNKKFATGVMEDFSIQWAHDTVGAVALDSSGNVACATSTGGIRNKMVGRVGDSPVIGCGGYADNSLGAVSCTGHGESILKVTLARLILSHVEQGKSVADASKLALKYMGDRVQGGGGAVVVSPSGQWAATFTTQRMAWAAVERDELWYGLEQNERLKDQL is encoded by the exons ATGTCCTCCGTCTTGGTGGTGCACGGTGGGGCGTGGGCCATTCCGGAGGAGCTGGCCAGGCCTTCTGTTGAAGGAGTGAAAGCTGCAGCTCGGGCCGGGTCTTCAGTGCTGAGAAGTGGAGGAAGTGCACTGGATGCTGCTGAGGCAGCTGTGAGGTCCATGGAAGATAATACAGTCTTTAATGCAG GACACGGAGCAACACTGAACGCTGAAGGAAAAGTGGAGCTGGATGCAATTATCATGGATGGGAAAACTCTTGCGGCTGGTGCGGTTTCTGCAGTAAAAAACATTGCCAACCCCGTGTCACTGGCACGCGCAGTGATGGAGAAG ACTTCCCACGTAATGTTGACAGATACAGGTGCAAACCTGTTTGCAGAGAGCATCGGTATCAGGACAGTTCCTGCTGACAAACTGGTGTCTAAGTTTGAGAAGAAAGAATGGGAGATGAATAAAAAGTTTGCTACTGGAGTAATGGAAGACTTCAGCATTCAGTG GGCCCATGATACTGTTGGTGCAGTAGCTTTGGACTCTTCTGGTAATGTTGCATGTGCAACATCAACTGGAGGAATTAGGAATAAAATGGTTGGCAGAGTAGGAGACTCTCCAGTCATTG gctgtggAGGATACGCAGACAATTCTCTTGGTGCGGTATCTTGTACCGGCCACGGAGAATCTATCCTCAAAGTCACGTTGGCCAGACTCATCCTCTCACACGTGGAGCAAG GTAAGTCTGTTGCAGATGCCTCAAAGTTGGCTCTGAAGTACATGGGCGACCGTGtccaaggtggaggaggagcagttgtAGTTTCTCCGTCGGGGCAGTGGGCTGCCACATTTACCACACAGCGCATGGCTTGGGCTGCTGTGGAACGTGATGAGCTGTGGTACGGATTAGagcaaaatgaaagactgaAAGACCAATTGTAG